From Nitratidesulfovibrio vulgaris str. Hildenborough, a single genomic window includes:
- a CDS encoding transcription antitermination factor NusB, producing MTSLTSDLPCPQPGVLFPDFAPVLRDRKRLSCVPPARAGALVALDAVVRAGVDVQAALDDSLSHASLSRQDAALCTELVYGYLRSEIRLSWLVRRFLKAPSKLPPGVLALLCLAAYELTQCDRVPAYATLDWAVSAVRALYGTGVSRLANAVLRNVDRLGDAWRVADFYACVGDNRDRLCVRHSAPRWLVDLWCDGYGEEKTTALLEASLLHPAPGVRINLARADGADCLQQLLSGNAGTGRQAAGKAGVVFTSGGTPSEVTSLVSEGRASRQSGASQSALAALEPEVWPGPVWDCCCGRGGKTAALVETGVAVVAASDPSMSRLRGLRRDFARLGLPVPLAVRASAVRPPFSCAASMARAGSCGDGGSPLAIDGIEVEVSRGQSATGLVNASGLGSGGLFGTILVDAPCSGLGTLSRRPDIKRKRTTAQIAELVALQEAILDAVWPCLRSDGVLAYITCTRNPQENELRIAAFLERHLDARLEIAYETPLEDVSREFFYAARLRKA from the coding sequence ATGACAAGTCTGACCTCCGACCTTCCCTGCCCGCAACCGGGCGTCCTCTTCCCGGACTTCGCCCCGGTGTTGCGAGACCGCAAACGCCTGTCGTGCGTCCCCCCTGCACGTGCCGGTGCACTCGTCGCACTGGATGCCGTCGTGCGCGCCGGTGTCGATGTGCAGGCCGCCCTAGACGACTCTCTGTCGCATGCCTCTCTTTCGCGTCAGGATGCCGCGCTCTGCACGGAGCTTGTCTATGGCTATCTCAGGTCGGAAATTCGTCTTTCGTGGCTTGTACGGCGTTTTCTGAAGGCCCCTTCGAAGCTGCCCCCCGGCGTTCTGGCATTGCTCTGCCTTGCCGCCTACGAACTCACCCAGTGTGACAGGGTGCCTGCGTATGCCACCCTCGACTGGGCCGTATCCGCTGTCAGGGCACTCTATGGCACGGGTGTCTCACGCCTTGCCAATGCAGTGCTGCGCAATGTGGACCGGCTGGGCGATGCGTGGCGCGTAGCCGACTTCTATGCGTGTGTCGGCGATAACCGCGACAGGCTGTGTGTAAGGCACTCCGCCCCGCGCTGGCTTGTCGACCTGTGGTGCGACGGGTACGGCGAGGAGAAGACGACAGCCCTGCTGGAGGCCTCGCTGCTGCATCCCGCACCGGGCGTACGCATCAACCTCGCCCGTGCTGACGGTGCGGATTGTCTGCAACAACTCCTTTCCGGCAACGCCGGGACAGGTCGGCAGGCTGCTGGAAAGGCCGGTGTCGTGTTCACCTCCGGAGGCACACCTTCCGAGGTGACTTCACTCGTATCCGAGGGGCGGGCTTCCCGGCAGAGTGGTGCTTCGCAGTCGGCCCTTGCGGCACTTGAACCCGAGGTATGGCCGGGTCCCGTATGGGACTGCTGTTGCGGACGGGGTGGGAAGACTGCGGCGCTTGTGGAAACCGGTGTTGCGGTCGTTGCTGCATCAGACCCCAGTATGAGCCGTCTGCGGGGGTTGCGCCGCGATTTCGCAAGACTCGGTCTTCCGGTGCCGCTTGCGGTGCGTGCCTCTGCTGTGCGCCCGCCTTTCAGTTGCGCCGCCAGCATGGCCCGGGCCGGGAGTTGTGGCGATGGCGGCAGCCCGCTTGCCATTGATGGCATTGAAGTGGAGGTGTCCCGTGGGCAATCCGCGACAGGGCTTGTCAACGCCTCTGGGCTGGGCAGCGGTGGTCTTTTCGGTACCATCCTTGTGGATGCCCCGTGCAGTGGGCTTGGCACGTTAAGCCGCAGGCCCGACATCAAGCGTAAGCGAACCACGGCACAGATTGCGGAACTTGTTGCCCTTCAAGAGGCCATTCTCGATGCCGTCTGGCCCTGTCTGCGTTCAGATGGCGTACTCGCCTACATAACGTGTACCCGCAATCCGCAAGAAAACGAGTTGCGGATTGCGGCATTTCTTGAACGTCATCTGGATGCGAGACTTGAAATCGCGTACGAGACACCCCTTGAGGATGTCTCGCGCGAATTCTTCTATGCAGCCCGGTTGAGGAAGGCTTAG
- a CDS encoding ParB/RepB/Spo0J family partition protein, with translation MAGNQRGLGRGLDALFKNTVEPSAASDITSLPVRSLAPNPAQPRKHFDESALQELADSIRAKGVLQPLLVRPVRGTEPQQYEIIAGERRWRASRLAGLREVPVLVRDLSDQETLAVALIENLQREDLNPVEEALAMHDLREQFSLSQEELARQLGKSRPAVANTLRLLQLPQESLDDVRSGRLTPGHARALLGVTDQTAQETLRSAIIEQSLTVRDAEAAATYWKEHGTLPDTLAHVPHRAQTPRNKAMRTKTPEVKLLQKRIADTLSLKASVSGTEQKGRVTIAFDSPDDLARLLARLGLSNH, from the coding sequence ATGGCAGGAAACCAACGCGGCCTCGGTCGTGGCCTGGACGCCCTCTTCAAGAATACCGTCGAACCTTCGGCAGCGTCGGACATCACCAGTCTTCCGGTACGCTCACTGGCCCCCAACCCGGCACAGCCACGCAAGCACTTCGATGAGAGTGCACTTCAGGAACTCGCCGACTCCATCAGGGCAAAGGGCGTGCTGCAACCTTTGCTGGTGAGGCCCGTGCGCGGCACCGAACCGCAACAATATGAGATCATCGCCGGTGAAAGACGCTGGCGGGCCAGCAGACTGGCAGGGTTGCGCGAAGTGCCGGTCCTTGTGCGCGACCTCTCCGACCAGGAGACGCTCGCGGTCGCCCTCATCGAGAACCTGCAACGCGAGGACCTGAACCCGGTCGAAGAAGCCCTCGCCATGCACGACCTGCGCGAACAATTCAGTCTCAGTCAGGAAGAGCTCGCTCGCCAGCTTGGCAAGAGCAGACCTGCTGTGGCCAATACACTGCGCCTTCTGCAACTGCCACAAGAATCACTGGATGATGTGAGGTCCGGGCGTCTCACACCGGGTCATGCACGCGCACTGCTGGGTGTGACCGACCAGACGGCCCAAGAGACACTGCGTTCCGCAATCATCGAGCAAAGTCTCACCGTACGTGATGCGGAAGCCGCGGCTACCTACTGGAAGGAACACGGCACGCTTCCCGACACCCTCGCGCACGTCCCCCATCGGGCACAGACGCCACGCAACAAGGCGATGCGCACGAAGACGCCAGAAGTGAAACTACTGCAAAAGCGCATTGCGGACACGCTGTCACTCAAGGCCTCGGTCAGCGGGACAGAACAGAAGGGCAGGGTGACCATCGCCTTCGACAGCCCGGACGACCTTGCACGGCTTCTCGCCCGCCTTGGGCTTTCCAACCACTAA
- a CDS encoding bifunctional heptose 7-phosphate kinase/heptose 1-phosphate adenyltransferase: MNGYTIDKERLLASVAGLAGNEVLIVGDVMVDEYLMGDAERISPEAPVPVVHVTEDRHLVGGAGNVARNVRTLGGVPRLISVCGTGTRAALLRRVLDNEGIEPQLVEIPGRPTTIKTRVIARQQQMLRIDREDASPVGGVHLDRLLALVQDALADTRVVVVSDYGKGIVTASFMERLSAMCAASSTRPLILVDPKTPNFHLYKGVHMLTPNTKETSEGAGLPAGNREQIRAAAAAIFRKLDCEHLLTTLGPQGMALFMTPDDAWHVPTVAQKVYDVTGAGDTVIATVGLCLASGLPLLESCILANYAAGIVVGQVGAATASPDELRHAIATLDVPQVNRWQ, from the coding sequence ATGAACGGATACACCATAGATAAAGAGCGACTCCTTGCCAGTGTCGCCGGACTTGCAGGCAACGAAGTGCTCATCGTCGGCGACGTCATGGTCGACGAGTACCTGATGGGCGACGCCGAGCGCATCTCTCCCGAAGCCCCGGTGCCCGTGGTGCATGTCACCGAAGACAGGCACCTCGTGGGCGGTGCGGGCAACGTTGCGCGCAACGTGCGCACCCTTGGCGGGGTACCACGCCTCATCTCCGTCTGCGGTACAGGCACAAGGGCGGCGCTTCTCCGGCGCGTCCTCGACAATGAAGGCATCGAACCACAACTTGTGGAGATTCCGGGACGCCCTACGACCATCAAGACGCGAGTCATCGCCCGCCAGCAACAGATGCTGCGCATCGACCGCGAAGATGCCTCTCCGGTCGGCGGAGTGCATCTCGACAGATTGCTGGCACTGGTACAGGACGCACTGGCTGACACGCGCGTGGTCGTGGTCTCCGACTACGGAAAGGGCATTGTGACAGCCTCGTTCATGGAAAGACTTTCCGCCATGTGCGCTGCGTCCTCCACAAGACCGCTGATTCTCGTCGACCCCAAGACGCCTAATTTTCACCTGTACAAGGGGGTGCACATGCTTACCCCCAACACCAAGGAAACGAGTGAGGGGGCAGGCTTGCCAGCAGGCAACAGGGAACAGATTCGGGCTGCTGCCGCGGCAATCTTCCGCAAGCTTGATTGCGAACACCTGCTCACGACGCTGGGACCACAGGGGATGGCGCTCTTCATGACACCGGACGATGCGTGGCATGTGCCGACTGTCGCCCAGAAGGTCTACGACGTGACGGGGGCGGGTGATACCGTCATCGCGACGGTGGGACTGTGCCTGGCATCAGGGTTGCCCTTGCTGGAAAGCTGCATTCTCGCCAACTATGCCGCGGGCATCGTGGTAGGTCAGGTGGGGGCGGCAACGGCGTCGCCCGACGAATTGCGCCACGCCATCGCCACGCTGGACGTACCACAGGTCAACCGCTGGCAATAG
- a CDS encoding DnaJ family domain-containing protein yields MDAITLIAEKRITEAQEEGAFENLPGTGKPLSIEDDSLIPEDLRMAYKILRNAGYLPSEIQDRKEVQTMLELLENCADERDKVRQMRKLEVILRRILDRRGKPVPLSDDDAYYASILERITLQPKP; encoded by the coding sequence ATGGACGCCATCACGCTCATTGCGGAAAAGCGCATAACCGAAGCGCAAGAAGAGGGTGCCTTCGAGAATCTGCCCGGCACGGGAAAACCGCTCTCAATCGAAGATGATTCGCTCATCCCTGAAGACTTGCGCATGGCATACAAGATTCTGCGAAACGCAGGCTATCTGCCCTCCGAGATCCAGGACAGGAAAGAAGTGCAGACCATGCTTGAATTACTGGAGAATTGCGCAGATGAACGGGACAAGGTACGGCAGATGCGCAAACTCGAGGTCATCCTGCGCCGGATACTCGACAGACGCGGGAAGCCGGTGCCCCTATCCGATGATGATGCCTATTATGCGAGCATCCTTGAGCGAATCACACTCCAGCCAAAGCCTTGA
- a CDS encoding DUF116 domain-containing protein, with the protein MLSKNPHSLPREDYHGARKRLFIGLITGTSVGLCLLLLVGWVVPYIGLGNIHPWVPHVTGALLVLCILCIAWASLGLVLHIYTGRPMLGTERIRGLTIKIFLPLMELLGRVMGVGREEVRHSFIKVNNELVRSRGGRYTPDELLILVPHCLQSSRCEIRLTYDMNHCKRCGKCPIRDLLALRDRYGVSLAIATGGTIARRIVVQTRPKLIIAVACERDLASGIQDTHPIPVYGVLNERPNGPCLDTLVPMQRLEAALRHFLRDVPVSAGGAPDESRRGRDAAAAFGKAQGPECRVTQGSSQRRGSDG; encoded by the coding sequence GTGCTTTCCAAGAATCCCCACTCGCTGCCGCGTGAAGACTACCACGGCGCTCGCAAGCGTCTCTTCATAGGCCTCATCACAGGCACTTCAGTAGGGTTGTGCCTGTTGCTGCTTGTGGGATGGGTTGTGCCGTACATCGGTCTCGGCAACATCCACCCGTGGGTTCCGCATGTGACAGGTGCCCTGCTCGTGCTGTGCATCCTTTGCATCGCATGGGCTTCCCTGGGGCTCGTGCTCCATATCTACACCGGACGCCCCATGCTCGGTACCGAGCGCATCCGCGGGCTCACCATCAAGATTTTCCTGCCTCTCATGGAGCTTCTTGGTCGTGTCATGGGTGTCGGGCGCGAAGAGGTGCGGCATTCGTTCATCAAGGTCAACAATGAACTTGTGCGCAGCCGTGGCGGTCGGTACACGCCTGATGAACTGCTCATTCTCGTGCCGCACTGCCTGCAATCGAGTCGGTGCGAGATTCGGCTCACCTATGACATGAACCACTGTAAACGGTGTGGCAAATGTCCCATCCGCGACCTTCTGGCCCTGCGGGACAGATACGGCGTTTCTCTCGCCATTGCCACAGGTGGTACCATCGCGCGCCGCATCGTGGTGCAGACGCGCCCCAAACTCATCATCGCCGTCGCCTGCGAACGCGACCTCGCCTCCGGCATTCAGGACACGCACCCCATCCCTGTCTACGGTGTCCTCAATGAACGGCCCAACGGTCCATGTCTCGACACGCTCGTGCCCATGCAACGTCTCGAAGCCGCATTGCGGCATTTCTTGCGAGATGTCCCTGTCTCTGCCGGGGGGGCTCCTGACGAGTCGCGCCGCGGCAGGGATGCCGCTGCGGCGTTCGGTAAGGCACAGGGGCCGGAATGTCGTGTTACGCAAGGTTCTTCGCAGCGTAGGGGGTCTGATGGCTGA